One stretch of Kiritimatiellaceae bacterium DNA includes these proteins:
- a CDS encoding PTS sugar transporter subunit IIA produces MDLKKIFTNDSVLPELKADTKRGIVEEMVGFMVAAGKITNHTEAVKAVLAREEKMSTGMQNGIAIPHGKTDAVDQLVAAIGIHRTGVSFAAMDGKPSRIFILTLSPENRAGPHIQFLAEISRRLSRPELRGNLLNAASADEILDVLTV; encoded by the coding sequence ATGGATCTAAAAAAGATTTTTACAAACGATTCAGTCCTGCCGGAGCTAAAGGCTGATACCAAGCGGGGCATCGTCGAAGAGATGGTCGGCTTCATGGTCGCGGCAGGAAAAATCACTAACCACACCGAGGCGGTAAAAGCCGTTCTGGCCCGCGAAGAAAAAATGTCCACCGGCATGCAGAACGGGATAGCCATTCCTCACGGCAAAACAGATGCGGTCGATCAGCTGGTCGCCGCCATTGGAATTCACCGGACGGGCGTCAGCTTTGCTGCCATGGACGGCAAACCTTCTCGTATTTTCATCCTGACGCTGTCTCCCGAAAACCGCGCCGGACCGCATATTCAGTTTCTCGCAGAAATCAGCAGACGGTTAAGCCGTCCCGAATTGCGCGGAAACCTTTTGAACGCGGCCTCCGCTGACGAAATCCTC